In Deltaproteobacteria bacterium, the genomic window TAGCACACTCCTCCACCGTAAATGATTTGCTTTACGCCTGCGCAGGGATGCGCAGCATCTGCCCCGGATAGATCTTGTCCGGATGGGTCAACATCGGCCGGTTGGCCTCGAAAATAGTATTGTACTTGTTCGGGTCGCCGTAGTAGTCCCGGGAAATTTTCGAGAGCATGTCGCCGCTGACCACGGTGTAGTATTGTGCTTCGGGTTCGCTGCTTTCGACGGTCATGTTGTCATCGACTCCGGCTACACCCGCGACGTTGCCGCAGCAGAGCAAAATCTTTTCTTTGGTTGCTTGATCGGGCGCGACGCCGGCGACATTGACGTAGCCGCTGGCGCCGTCGAAGCTCACGCTAAGATCGGTCGCCGTAAGATTCTGCGATTGGATATATTTTAGAATCGCCTCGCCCGCGGCGGCGTTCAACTGGTCTAAGTTTGGGCTCGAATCGGCAGCCGCCTTTTCAACTTCTTTATGGCCGAAGAGCCGTTGGCCGGCGTCTTTGATAAAAGATAACAGTCCCTTGGGTCCTCCTTGGTTTTGTCGCCACTGGATGGCGGTTAGTGTGAACTCGCTAGGTTCGCGGCATGCCGAGATTGAAGGCGATCTGATTGATCGTTTGCTTCTCGGCTTCGGATACCTTCTGGCCGCCGATGCCGAAAAAGCCGCCTTCATTGGAGGCCTCGGCGACACGCTGAGCGACGGTGACGAGCCAGCCCTTAAATTCACCGGCATCTCCCGGCGCCTTTTTATCAAGCAATGCAGCTACGCTTTTTAACTGCGCTAGCGCGGCTTGTTTGCCCTGCTCCGGATCTTTGATGTCGGGTGGGGGCTCGGGTTTGGTCGCACGCTCTTTGATGTCCGCGATGAGCGCCGACAGCAGCGGATTGGCGCTGCCTTTCTGCACGAGCTCGGCCAAAGCCATGCCCATCGAAAACATTTCTTTCATGACGCCCAATGGCCCATTGGGGCTCGCACAGGTGACTGCCAGCCCCGCCATCGGTGCCGCAGCGACCAGTGTTTTCCATTCATCGGGAGAAAAGTCGGACTTCGTCGCCATAGTTTACCTCCTTGGAAAATATTTGCTTGGACGATGTGGCAGAGACGTTTCTTCACTTATCATGTCAGCAAC contains:
- the lysM gene encoding peptidoglycan-binding protein LysM, with the protein product MKAAFSASAARRYPKPRSKRSIRSPSISACREPSEFTLTAIQWRQNQGGPKGLLSFIKDAGQRLFGHKEVEKAAADSSPNLDQLNAAAGEAILKYIQSQNLTATDLSVSFDGASGYVNVAGVAPDQATKEKILLCCGNVAGVAGVDDNMTVESSEPEAQYYTVVSGDMLSKISRDYYGDPNKYNTIFEANRPMLTHPDKIYPGQMLRIPAQA